Genomic window (Zingiber officinale cultivar Zhangliang chromosome 2B, Zo_v1.1, whole genome shotgun sequence):
AATAAAAATTTTACCTTTGTGAACTTTATTTACTGGAAACTATTGCCAACAATGgttgttttcaaaataaaatttattttcataatttatgaatttgaaattattatttgacagtttgtttgaaaaacttagtttgcaaaatttatttattttgcaaacttatttgaaaattttccaactttttttttttacttttttgaaCAACTTAACCTatattgtcattacatcaaaaagggggaagaTTGTCGGTACAGGTTACATTGATAATcaggttttgatatatgacaaataggttaaagttagatgtgttgtttttCTAAACTATTTACCAAATGTGTAGGACATGATGGGTCTAGAAGACCATAACACTAGGCGGAAATCTAACTAGATTAATAGTTGACACGAAGTCTAGATTGGCTGAGATCTAGCAAgaggaagtccagctaggtttatagctggcacgaagtccagatcaGTTGAGATCTGACAGGAGAAAGTCTAGATTAATTGAAATCTAGTAAGAATTCCTGATGGGTCAAGGGACCTGAAGTTTgtagttggtaagtggaggtaagcaactggaggagatcTAGTGAGGGTGTGTTCTAGTTTGAGGGAACTGTAAGCGTcggtccagcttagatccatttagaaaccctaagttgagaccttgactagatcttaatttcagaaagacagaatctaattactactattatTCTGCTGTGgcgtgctaactttattttacaaaataaacTTATTTTTTTGTTGCCTGGGCTAACCCTTTTTTGAAGGGAAGAAAGTGCTGAAAAAGggtgtccaggcgcctggaccagctTCGCCCAGGCGGCTGCTAAGCGCCCAGACCAGAAAAAAATATacagaagctgagttggagcgcgATGATTGGCCGAACCCACGTCAatggtccaagcgctcggaggGGGTCTAGGATCCTGAAGGTGGATAAACTTGACGAATCAAGTTTCAACGAGAGATCGCCACATCAGCAGCGGTCCAAGCGCTCAGAGGGGTTTCAGGCACccagaatgggcctatataagggccttcgacCAAAAGCTTCAGCACATCAATGGTTACAACTTTCATACTCACGCGCTGCTTCGAAAAAGTCTTTGGGATACTAAAAGCTGCACTGACAACCTGCGTGCAAGTTTTCAAAGTTGTATTGTTGGTATAATTAATTCCTGtaattgtacttaaattctgtaattactttattattatagtgattgtccaacgaaagcactcagcgAGTGtaagccttggaataggagtcgtcgaagactccAACCCAAGTAAAACCACCTGTGTTAACGTTCGCTTCCCGTCTCTGTTCTTTTTTGTTACGTACTCTTGATTTCCGAAAAAGCGAAAAATGCTATTCACCCTCTCCCTCTGGCATATTGACAGTCCTACAGGGACTCTCCAGTTGGGAGTCTGCAATCGAGAGTCTACGGTCGAGACTCTCCAGTCGAGAGTCAACACTCAGGAGTCTGTAGTCTTCTGCAACTCAAACTCTGTAGTCTTCTATAACTTGGACTTTTCAGTCGAGAGTCTGTATTCTGGAAGTCGGGAGTCTGCCACTCGAACTCTGTAGTCTTTTGCAACTCAGACTCTCCAGTCGAGAGTCTGTACTCTGGAAGTCGGGATCTACAGTCGGAACTCTCAAGTCGGGAGTCTGCACTTGGACTCTGCACTTGGGAATCTGCACTCTGGCATATAAGGTAATTCAATTTTCCAGCCAACTCAGTCATCCCAAGTAGTTTTCCTTCTCTCCTTagtagcctgagattatctgttcAGGTCAACTCAACAAATAAGTctgatttaatttataattttaattcagaTTACTCTATCTCTGACAAGATTGTCAATAGAACATCACTCATCCTAACTCCTTTCTTGAGCTAATGAGCTCTTTTTTTTTGTATTCTTCTGCTTCTCGTGTTTGTGAGAATTTTTATGAAGTTTGTTCAATTTGGTGTCCTTGTATTCACCTATCTCTACAAAATATTATTAGGAAAAATATTAATTAACATATTCATTAGTCTTTGTTTGCCTCAACTCTTTATATTTGTCCCTCTGTACATTTTTCTCTATTGAAGAGTCTTGCCTTTTTGTCCTTCAGAGCTTTGCAACCTTTCATCAAGGTAAACCAATTCTCGATGATGTCgatttgtaagaaggttttcatCCTTATCTTCCAATATGAGAAACTTCCTTCTTTACAGTTTGCATTAGACAGTTCTAGAGAGGCCTCCAAATGAGAGTTATCATCTTTATAACTCTTTTGCTACAATAATATGAGAAACTTCTTACTCCAAAGGTTGGTGAGAACCAAGTATCATAGTTGAGACCATCCCCAAATTCCGTCATATTGATCCTTTATTCCTTCAACACTTTACTTGTTTGATAGTTGATCACGTCAGAGCAACTTGCTTTAATACAACTTATTGGATTGAGATCACAACttgaagggggtgaatagccattCACTTTAGTTTCATGTTCGCATCTATAACTGAGTTAGTGTACAACAAAAATGCAAATTACAAACTCAAATCACACAATGGGTCTACTAATTGTGTCAATTGAACTTGTATATAGTAAATTATCTTGCTCGTAATGATTACTTGAATTGACTGATCTTCCAGCTAATGAATTGAACTATTGTAGTAACTGTTATATGATAACCGCAGCCAAATCTATTAGATTAATGGCTTCATTTTTTTCTAGATTTCTACAATTGCATTAGTTGTCTGATTCTCGAATATTAGATGACAGATTATGTCCTAGTTAATTGTTTAGTCAGCTGATTTTTAAATAGAAACATTTTGTTTAATTACAATCCAACACAATTCGACTGCTTAGTCGACTCATATATCACTCGACTACCTTCCGAACTTCCTTGTCTTATTGAAAGATCTCATGTCTTCAAAACTGCCTTATCTACCTAGTATCAATCTGCAAAGACTTTATTGCTTAGAGGCTTCATCCTTTGCTCAGTGTCCGTCAATATTGATTTGTAGATTTTCACTTGTCAAGAGGTTAGTCCTCTGGAATTTCTATTTATCTAACATTCAATCAATCTTAATTTATCAAGACTTTTTTACTTGCCGACTATCAACTTTGACCTATTTACCTTAATTTATTAGGACTTTTTTTACTTGTCGACTATTCAGTCAACTTTAACCTTACCTTAAGGTACTTGGATTTAGATCATTTGTCAAGCATGAACTTTAACATGTCCTTGTTGTGAACATCTATTGAACTTGACTCTTCGCAAGACTTTTCATCTGTCAGCaccatttaaattttttcttcttACTTTTTTTTGAACTGTATGCTTGCCAACttcttataatattttttttttttttgtccattCTTATTATAATGTCTGATCAATATTAATCCACTTGAACTTGTCAATTTTAACCAATATAACACAACTGCCTAACTTAACTGTATGTTTGCCAACTtcttatagtatttttttttttttttatccattCTTATTATAATGTCTGATCAATATTAATCCACTTGAACTTGTCAATTTTAACCAATATAACACAACTGCCTAACTTAAACTACTATATTATCCAAATGTCAGACagaacattaaaaataaaataaaactaaagaaactcCTGCCAATGTGAAATACACAATCATATTCTATATTGCAAAAGATTATTTTCGAAACTCGATTATGTAACCTTCACATCACActataataattttattgttgCACCGAGGTTTTtccttaaaaaattattaaaaaaattcaaaaacaatcctTGATCTAATAGGACTGCTTTATACTGGAACTAGTCCGCTCAATATATCAAGGTCTTCAAGCATGTCTGGCTCGCAATCATCTCATTCACAGCTTGATGTACACTTCAATTAGTACTCACTTTGACAACATAACGTGGTCCGACTTACTGAGTATACAGGTCCTACCCTTTCAGAAACGATTTAGCAAGTGATGGTGTGCACTGTCAAAGAGCACAAGTACTAAATTTACAGGAACTAGATTTTACAAGATAAATTGCTCAGTGCAGTAACCACAAATTTCTCAAGAGCAGACCAATTCAAAAGGAGCAACTAGGCAAGTTGTTGAATTTATCAAATCATGCATCTTTGTTCTTGGAAAAACGTCTTGGCAGTTTGCTGATTACGTTCTCATCCACTATCTTGTAGTGCTTGGAGAATTTCCGGTGGACAAACCCAGCACATTTATCAACATGAACTTCGTATTTGTTGTACAGTACGGGTATGGTGAATGACAATATGATCCCTGCCATCATAAGAAAGAATCAACTTAATTTGATTATAATATCCAGTAAAGTTTGAGTGATTATGGATTAAAGTGTTTCAATATTTCATCAGAGGTGGGAACATTCCACTAAAAACACTTGAATGAACAGAAAATGAGTAGGGGAAACCATATAATAGTTAGTCAAGTGAGAAGTGACATAACCAACCTATTCATCTGAAACGGTCAGGATTAGCAGAGTGCAGCTCTTTTAAGCAAATGATATTAGATATTTGCCATGCAACAAATATCTCAATAACCCTTTAGGTCATGTTTGAAGGTTTGGAAAGGTGCAACGGATCGGAACATGAATGGATCCTACGATGATTTCTTTCTAATGATTGAATGGATCAACTGAAGATGGATTGATATTTTCAAGAACTGACCCATTCTGTATCAGAGTTTAAAAGGAATGCTTCATTCAATCTGTACCGAATATATAATATCACTtattaatttccaagcaaaaaTGAAGCTAAAAGATGGATATTTGGTTAAGCTGACTATTTGAGCTGAACAGGTTAGGCGAACCAACTTTGTAAGAGGCAACTAGGCAGGCTGGCCAAAAAGATGACATGATTAGGATGAGTAGATCAAGCGAGCCAATAATGAATAATACTAGAAACATAAGATCAGCCTACAAAAGGTGAACATATTAAGAAAACTAGCGGGGTCAGAGCGGTCGGGAGAACTGAATGAGCCAGATGGACTAAATAAGTTGGATAGGTCAAATGAGCCAAGCAGACTGAACCACTGGGCTAACCAAATAAGCAAGGCAGACAAGACAAGCTAGAAGCGCTGGATGAACTAAGCATACCTAACAAACGCACATGTCAGGAAGACAAACAGTCTGATCAAAAGAATCTGACTAGTCAAACGACTAGAAGAGTATGATGAACCATAAGAATCAAATGGAGCAAATAGATTAAAGAGTTAGATAGTCAAGCAGAGCAGATGGATGAAGGAGCCGAACAAACTAGAGTGTGAACAAGTTGGGCAGACCAGTCAATCAAGTGGTCCAATGGGTCAAACATGTTAGGAAGGTCAACAGATCAGGTGAGTCAAACTTGCTGAGCAAATTATGGACCTAACAAGTTAATCATAGAATGAATTATTTCAATTGCCATGCCATTAACTAAACAAATGTTCCACTCATCATTCCAAATCATTCTGATTTCCATTAAGTTTCTGAGCAACAGAATGGACCTAACCAGCCAAACATAAAAGGTATTTGGTCCATCATACAGTTGCAAGTATGTGACAAGATACCATCAGTAAAACTGGAACGTCTTAACTAAAAGATAAACACTCTTTGAGAGGAAGCAAAAAATTGTTGGTACAGTCTCCATGATGCAACATAAGAATGCTGGAGTACCTTTATCTGATTGTTATGTATGGACACATCTAGCTTATTTCATGTGCATCAGGAGAAAGCAAGTGCTTTATATCATGGACGCACTGTTTATGACTTGATAATAAAAACAGACAGGCATTAATGCAATATCCGCTGATGATTTGACAATGATAGGAGAAAGTCGTACCTATATATGCAAGagtgaagaaggaaaagaaacttCCTACAATGGACAATACCCAAAGCATTCCAACCACCTATACAACAAATATAACAGAAAACATTCATTAAGTATTGTCTTACATTGGCAACAAATGAAGATGATTTAGTTGCAACAAAAATTGCAACTATTTCTGACCTGAAAAAAGATCCTGAAATCCTTGCCAAGAGTGATATCATGGGCCATCATCAGCAAATTGTTAAATTTTACACGAAAAGAAACAGCAGCATTGTTCACCATTTCCTCTGTTAAAACTAATTCCGGCAACGGTTGGAGCGGCCTGCCCAAGAGAAAATGCCAAAAATCTAGAAGTGTGTTTtcccaacaaaaaaataataatggcTCATTTAATAAGATAGAACTTGCTTATCTAGAAGAACAGCACTTTTAGCCCACACAAACTGAATCACAATCAAAATAAGTAGCACATCGGAACAGATGGTAAGGAATGATAATCCAGATCGCTCAAATAACAACCAGGCAATGGTAGCAGCTAACACAACAGCAATTGAAATCCATCTACGTCTCCACAGAAGGACATCCGCAGCTGAGGAAATCCAAGTGAAAATCAGTCACATAAAAGAAAAAACAAGATTGATGTTCTGGAATTTCAGTCTGTGAGGCTAACCACATCAAGATGACACACGATTATTAATCTCAGAGAAGGATTgtagaaaatattttatatttgtacTATCAAATAGTAAAATTGGGCATAACATTCAAGAAAGATATGGACAATGGCAAAATGTGATATATGTGCAAAGGCATCTCAATTGTTGCTTTATGTTGATGGAGGTCATATTCATTATTAAGGAATGCATGTAAAACCAAATCCTCAACCATTAGTAAATGGATAGCAATCAATGACACCATTCAAATGAAAATATTGAATCATTTTATATTCACTCAATTCTTGAaagattcttcttcatgttcttATCCCATGAGACCATAAGAGCAGAACAGTAAACCAAGTAACCATGGTTGTCAAAATCAACATCCAATCTAGAACAGTGACAAGGACTTCATATGATCAGGTCAATCTGATCACGGGATTACAGGATTATACAATTTAACAAAAATCCTCTTATGCATATTTATTAACTTTTAACATCtaatattatcatttatattttaaaatttaatatctgAAGTGAATAAAATTCCAATCTAAAGGCATTTGGATGGGTGGGACTTGCACTTTGAGATGACCAATAATGAGAATGGGATATAATCACGTGCATTGAACCTCATAATGAGAATGGGACGTGTACTTTGAGATGACCAATAATGAGAATGGGAAACAATCTG
Coding sequences:
- the LOC122045436 gene encoding reticulon-like protein B16; this encodes MEGAPSDPSHELIAADRRMDQCYRLFNRQRSLHQIIGGGRAADVLLWRRRWISIAVVLAATIAWLLFERSGLSFLTICSDVLLILIVIQFVWAKSAVLLDKPLQPLPELVLTEEMVNNAAVSFRVKFNNLLMMAHDITLGKDFRIFFQVVGMLWVLSIVGSFFSFFTLAYIGIILSFTIPVLYNKYEVHVDKCAGFVHRKFSKHYKIVDENVISKLPRRFSKNKDA